A section of the Camelus ferus isolate YT-003-E chromosome 33, BCGSAC_Cfer_1.0, whole genome shotgun sequence genome encodes:
- the SDHD gene encoding succinate dehydrogenase [ubiquinone] cytochrome b small subunit, mitochondrial, whose product MAALWRLSVLCGSRGGAALLLRTPVVRPAHVSAFLQDRPSPGWCGVQHIHLSPSRHSGSKAASLHWTSERVVSVLLLGLLPAAYLNPCSAMDYSLAAALSLHSHWGIGQVVTDYVRGDTLQKTAKAGLLMLSALTFAGLCYFNYHDVGICRAVAMLWKL is encoded by the exons ATGGCGGCTCTCTGGAGGCTGAGTGTCCTCTGCGGTTCCCGAGGAGGCGCAG CTCTGCTCCTCCGAACCCCAGTGGTCAGACCCGCTCACGTCTCAGCGTTTCTCCAGGACCGACCTAGCCCAGGATGGTGTGGAGTGCAGCACATCCACCTGTCACCCAGCCGTCACT CTGGTTCCAAGGCTGCATCTCTCCACTGGACTAGTGAGAGGGTGGTCAGCGTGTTGCTCCTGGGCCTGCTTCCAGCTGCTTATTTGAATCCTTGCTCTGCGATGGACTACTCCCTGGCTGCAGCCCTCAGTCTCCACAGTCACTG GGGCATCGGACAAGTTGTTACTGACTATGTTCGAGGAGACACATTGCAGAAAACCGCCAAGGCAGGCCTCCTGATGCTCTCAGCTCTCACCTTTGCTGGGCTTTGCTATTTCAACTACCATGACGTGGGTATCTGCAGAGCTGTCGCTATGCTGTGGAAGCTGTGA
- the TIMM8B gene encoding mitochondrial import inner membrane translocase subunit Tim8 B — translation MRTHAGWKVPSPTRMMAELGEADEAELQRLVAAEQQKAQFTAQVHHFMELCWDKCVEKPGNRLDSRTENCLSSCVDRFIDTTLAITSRFAQIVQKGGQ, via the exons ATGCGCACACACGCCGGTTGGAAGGTCCCGAGCCCGACGCGGATGATGGCGGAGCTAGGGGAGGCGGACGAAGCGGAGTTGCAGCGTCTCGTGGCGGCCGAACAGCAGAAGGCGCAGTTCACTGCACAG gTGCATCACTTCATGGAGCTATGTTGGGATAAATGCGTGGAGAAACCAGGGAATCGCCTAGACTCTCGCACTGAAAACTGTCTCTCTAGCTGTGTGGACCGCTTCATTGACACTACTCTTGCCATCACCAGTCGGTTTGCCCAGATTGTACAGAAAGGAGGGCAGTAG
- the NKAPD1 gene encoding uncharacterized protein NKAPD1 isoform X1: MSRVPLGKVLLRNVIRHTDAHNKIQEESDMWKIRELEKQMEDAYRGTKRKMLPSSSSRMRSDGFDEEAQSDYWRPKNEISGALDDDFLKAKSWNKKLHDYEANMPDRWGHSGYKELYPEEFETDSSDQQDITNGKKTSPQEKSSTHESHKHKKSKKSHKKKQKKKSHKKQKKSKKEATDVIADSSSELSEETGASSTRKRKQPHKRKKKSRKKSLKKSALFLEAENDTSQSDDSASSSSEESEERDTKKTKRKKREKKVHIPVVNNEIQERTNKRTNWKVATDERSAESSEDD, translated from the exons ATGTCGCGAGTTCCTTTGGGGAAGGTCCTTCTGAGGAATGTCATCCGACACACAGATGCTCACAATAAG attcagGAGGAATCAGATATGTGGAAAATAAGAGAACTGGAGAAACAAATGGAAGATGCTTACCGGGGGACCAAAAGGAAAATGTTACCTAGCAGTTCAAG cCGGATGCGTAGTGATGGTTTTGATGAAGAAGCTCAAAGCGACTATTGGAGGCCAAAGAATGAAATTTCTGGTGCACTGGATGATGATTTTCTTAAGGCTAAATCCTGGAACAAGAAGTTACATGATTATGAAGCTAACATGCCGGACAG ATGGGGTCACAGTGGATATAAAGAGTTATACCCTGAAGAATTTGAAACAGACAG TAGCGATCAGCAGGATATTACCAATGGGAAGAAAACATCTCCCCAGGAAAAATCATCTACTCACGAATCTCACAAACACAAGAAGTCAAAGAAATCCcacaaaaaaaagcagaaaaaaaagtcacacaagaaacagaagaaaagcaaaaaggaagccACAGATGTAATAGCAGATTCCTCAAGCGAGCTCTCAGAAGAAACTGGGGCTTCTAGtaccaggaaaaggaaacaacCACATAAGCGCaagaaaaaatccagaaaaaagtCTCTCAAAAAATCTGCTTTATTCTTAGAGGCAGAAAATGACACTTCCCAGTCAGATGATTCCGCATCCAGCAGTTCTgaggaaagtgaagaaagagacactaagaaaaccaaaaggaaaaagagagagaaaaaagtccaCATCCCTGTGGTTAACAATGAAATACAGGAGAGGACAAACAAACGCACAAATTGGAAAGTGGCTACAGATGAAAGGTCTGCTGAGAGCTCAGAGGACgattaa
- the NKAPD1 gene encoding uncharacterized protein NKAPD1 isoform X2, which translates to MSRVPLGKVLLRNVIRHTDAHNKIQEESDMWKIRELEKQMEDAYRGTKRKMLPSSSSRMRSDGFDEEAQSDYWRPKNEISGALDDDFLKAKSWNKKLHDYEANMPDRWGHSGYKELYPEEFETDSDQQDITNGKKTSPQEKSSTHESHKHKKSKKSHKKKQKKKSHKKQKKSKKEATDVIADSSSELSEETGASSTRKRKQPHKRKKKSRKKSLKKSALFLEAENDTSQSDDSASSSSEESEERDTKKTKRKKREKKVHIPVVNNEIQERTNKRTNWKVATDERSAESSEDD; encoded by the exons ATGTCGCGAGTTCCTTTGGGGAAGGTCCTTCTGAGGAATGTCATCCGACACACAGATGCTCACAATAAG attcagGAGGAATCAGATATGTGGAAAATAAGAGAACTGGAGAAACAAATGGAAGATGCTTACCGGGGGACCAAAAGGAAAATGTTACCTAGCAGTTCAAG cCGGATGCGTAGTGATGGTTTTGATGAAGAAGCTCAAAGCGACTATTGGAGGCCAAAGAATGAAATTTCTGGTGCACTGGATGATGATTTTCTTAAGGCTAAATCCTGGAACAAGAAGTTACATGATTATGAAGCTAACATGCCGGACAG ATGGGGTCACAGTGGATATAAAGAGTTATACCCTGAAGAATTTGAAACAGACAG CGATCAGCAGGATATTACCAATGGGAAGAAAACATCTCCCCAGGAAAAATCATCTACTCACGAATCTCACAAACACAAGAAGTCAAAGAAATCCcacaaaaaaaagcagaaaaaaaagtcacacaagaaacagaagaaaagcaaaaaggaagccACAGATGTAATAGCAGATTCCTCAAGCGAGCTCTCAGAAGAAACTGGGGCTTCTAGtaccaggaaaaggaaacaacCACATAAGCGCaagaaaaaatccagaaaaaagtCTCTCAAAAAATCTGCTTTATTCTTAGAGGCAGAAAATGACACTTCCCAGTCAGATGATTCCGCATCCAGCAGTTCTgaggaaagtgaagaaagagacactaagaaaaccaaaaggaaaaagagagagaaaaaagtccaCATCCCTGTGGTTAACAATGAAATACAGGAGAGGACAAACAAACGCACAAATTGGAAAGTGGCTACAGATGAAAGGTCTGCTGAGAGCTCAGAGGACgattaa
- the PIH1D2 gene encoding PIH1 domain-containing protein 2, with product MESSSKGLLTQVTQFWNLLDDLAENNPESYEKFIQQQLKEGKQLCVAPEPQLCLQTKILKPKEKTLFINLCQWKRIPAPQSTTHPVPLSVGRPEDMSEASDVYTVIDVAYNPDVLQAAEKDQVKRDQLIRMAMKCIEQQLQFTLSNSYHIAKFRIKGSIHRMKQNLMRIQTGPTDLREQMRKELTLEQIRSSTVSNADQFPQLLLPQSQASGKTERLIEEISSTEIQVEMKRPAYELKIVADQNEKPLKIELKVELPGVNSVSLCDLSVSEDDLLIEVSEKYRLHLNLPEPVDTEMTTAKFIKEKATLIVTMPLV from the exons ATGGAGTCATCATCAAAGGGTCTGCTCACCCAAGTTACTCAATTCTGGAACCTCCTAGATGATCTGGCTGAAAATAACCCTGAGAGCTATGAGAAGTTCATTCAGCAGCAGCTGAAAGAGGGGAAACAGCTCTGTGTTGCCCCAGAACCACAGCTCTGTCTACAAACCAAGATCCTG aaaccaaaagaaaaaacactttttatCAACCTATGTCAGTGGAAAAGGATCCCAGCTCCCCAGTCAACCACTCACCCAGTACCTCTAAGTGTTGGCAGACCAGAAGATATGTCTGAAGCATCAG atgtttacacAGTCATCGATGTGGCCTACAATCCTGATGTTCTCCAGGCAGCAGAAAAGGACCAAGTCAAAAGAGATCAATTAATACGGATGGCCATGAAATGCATTGAGCAACAACTTCAATTCACTCTCTCAAACTCTTACCACATTGCCaaatttagaataaaaggaaGCATTCacagaatgaaacaaaatctGATGAGAATCCAAACTGGTCCCACAGATTTAAGAGAGCAAATGAGAAAGG AACTAACCCTTGAACAGATAAGAAGCAGTACTGTGAGCAATGCAGATCAGTTTCCTCAACTTTTACTGCCCCAAAGCCAAGCTTCAGGTAAAACAGAACGTCTGATAGAAGAGATTTCCAGTACGGAGATCCAAGTGGAGATGAAGAGACCAGCCTATGAATTAAAAATTGTGGCAGATCAGAATGAGAAACCTCTGAAAATTGAATTAAAAGTTGAATTACCAGGTGTTAATTCAGTCTCTCTCTGTGACCTTAGTGTTTCTGAG GATGATTTATTGATCGAGGTCTCTGAGAAGTACAGATTACACCTGAATCTTCCAGAACCTGTGGATACTGAAATGACGACAGCaaaatttatcaaagaaaaagCTACATTAATCGTCACAATGCCATTGGTATAA